In a single window of the Pseudogemmatithrix spongiicola genome:
- the ggt gene encoding gamma-glutamyltransferase: MRRTLWSLTLLAVALTACRQPSAGTDARLSGTYAGGWRFPELREPVTGANAMVSSNSDLASAAGAEIMRAGGNAVDAAVAVGFALAVTYPFAGNIGGGGFMTIRMADGRTAALDYREVAPLAATRDMYVDSTGKLTDRRLTGHLASGVPGAVAGMAAALERYGTKSLAEVMAPAIRLARDGFPVDSALFLSLRGAQRRLCEFAGCATFYPNGAPPAPGSTLRQPELARSLQLIAEQGPKAFYDGPVGEALVEEMRQGGGIITREDLRRYEPKWREPILTTYRGHTLITMPPASSGGITMSETFNILERFAPLPPFGSPEYVHLLAEAFRRSFMDRNAKLADPDFVPVPREQLVSKEYAAGLASQISRRRASRTPAFESGPEPEHTTHYSVVDARGNAVATTTTINGGYGSAVWVRGGGFFLNNEMDDFAAQPGTPNMFGLVQGEANAIQPGKRMLSAMSPTIVLDPQGDVLLVVGAAGGPTIITATTQVILNVIEFGMPLTEAMRAPRMHHQALPDAIRHESQGFDDRTLRRLRRMGHELTAQGGIANVNAVMRSGSVWHGVHEPRGSGGAVGY; this comes from the coding sequence ATGCGTCGCACGCTGTGGAGCCTGACCCTTCTCGCGGTCGCGCTGACCGCCTGCCGCCAACCGAGCGCCGGCACCGACGCGCGACTGAGCGGCACGTATGCGGGTGGCTGGCGCTTTCCCGAACTGCGGGAGCCGGTCACGGGGGCCAACGCGATGGTCTCGAGCAACAGCGACTTGGCGAGCGCCGCGGGGGCGGAGATCATGCGCGCGGGCGGCAACGCGGTCGACGCCGCGGTCGCCGTGGGCTTCGCGCTCGCGGTGACCTATCCGTTTGCCGGGAACATCGGCGGCGGCGGCTTCATGACCATCCGCATGGCCGACGGGCGCACGGCGGCGCTGGACTACCGCGAGGTCGCGCCGCTGGCGGCGACGCGTGACATGTACGTGGACAGCACGGGCAAGCTCACCGACCGTCGCCTCACGGGCCATCTCGCGAGCGGCGTGCCCGGCGCGGTGGCGGGCATGGCGGCGGCGTTGGAGCGCTACGGCACGAAGTCGCTGGCCGAGGTGATGGCGCCGGCGATCCGGCTCGCGCGCGATGGCTTCCCGGTGGACAGCGCGCTGTTCCTCTCGCTGCGCGGCGCGCAGCGGCGGCTCTGCGAGTTCGCCGGTTGCGCGACGTTCTATCCGAACGGTGCGCCCCCGGCGCCGGGCAGCACGCTGCGGCAGCCGGAGCTCGCGCGGTCGCTGCAGCTGATCGCCGAGCAGGGGCCGAAGGCGTTCTACGACGGACCGGTGGGCGAAGCGCTGGTCGAAGAGATGCGGCAGGGCGGCGGCATCATCACGCGCGAGGACTTGCGGCGCTACGAGCCCAAGTGGCGCGAGCCGATCCTCACCACGTACCGCGGCCATACGCTGATCACGATGCCACCGGCGAGTTCGGGCGGCATCACGATGAGTGAGACCTTCAACATCCTCGAGCGCTTCGCCCCGCTGCCGCCATTCGGCAGCCCCGAATACGTGCACCTGTTGGCCGAGGCGTTCCGGCGCTCGTTCATGGACCGCAACGCGAAGCTGGCGGATCCGGACTTCGTGCCGGTGCCGCGTGAGCAGCTGGTGAGCAAGGAGTACGCGGCGGGGCTGGCGTCGCAGATCAGCCGCCGACGCGCGTCACGGACACCGGCGTTCGAGAGCGGTCCGGAGCCCGAGCACACGACGCACTATTCGGTGGTGGACGCGCGGGGCAATGCCGTCGCGACCACGACGACGATCAACGGCGGCTATGGCAGCGCGGTGTGGGTGCGCGGCGGTGGGTTCTTCCTGAACAACGAGATGGATGACTTCGCCGCACAGCCGGGCACGCCGAACATGTTCGGCCTCGTGCAGGGCGAGGCGAACGCGATCCAGCCGGGCAAGCGGATGCTGAGTGCGATGTCACCGACGATCGTGCTGGATCCGCAGGGCGACGTGCTGCTTGTGGTGGGCGCCGCGGGTGGCCCGACGATCATCACGGCCACCACGCAGGTGATCTTGAACGTGATCGAGTTCGGCATGCCGCTCACCGAGGCGATGCGCGCACCGCGCATGCATCACCAGGCGCTGCCGGATGCGATCCGCCACGAGTCGCAGGGCTTCGACGACCGCACGCTACGGCGCCTGCGACGGATGGGCCACGAGCTCACGGCGCAGGGTGGCATTGCGAACGTGAATGCCGTCATGCGCAGTGGCAGCGTGTGGCACGGGGTGCACGAGCCGCGCGGCAGCGGCGGCGCGGTCGGGTACTGA
- the murQ gene encoding N-acetylmuramic acid 6-phosphate etherase, with protein MLDPRVTERRNPRSADVDLATPLEIVDLMNAEDRTVADAVATQREPIAATIALVERAFRDGHRLFYVGAGTSGRLGVLDAAECPPTFGSDPQMVQGIIAGGTAALTRAQEGAEDRPDGAREDLTAAGVRAGDVVVGIAASGTTPYVRAALAHAKSIGARAVILACSPPPAELLASVDVAILPITGPEVVTGSTRLKAGTATKLVLNTITTGAMVRLGKTYGNLMVDLRATNDKLRDRAERLVIGTCGVERDEARRLLQRADGHVKLAIVMRKLGLDADAARARLDAAGGVIRRVIAEAPPPVERA; from the coding sequence ATGCTTGACCCGCGCGTAACCGAGCGCCGCAACCCGCGCAGCGCCGACGTCGACCTCGCGACTCCGCTGGAGATCGTGGACCTGATGAACGCCGAGGATCGCACGGTCGCCGACGCCGTCGCGACGCAGCGCGAACCCATCGCCGCGACCATCGCTCTCGTCGAGCGCGCGTTCCGTGACGGCCATCGCCTATTCTACGTCGGCGCGGGGACCTCCGGCCGCCTCGGCGTGCTCGACGCCGCCGAGTGCCCGCCGACCTTCGGCAGCGATCCGCAGATGGTGCAGGGCATCATCGCCGGCGGCACGGCGGCGCTCACGCGGGCGCAGGAAGGCGCCGAGGACCGTCCCGACGGCGCACGCGAGGATCTCACGGCCGCGGGGGTGCGCGCGGGTGACGTCGTCGTCGGCATCGCCGCCAGCGGCACCACGCCGTACGTGCGCGCGGCGCTCGCGCATGCCAAGTCGATCGGCGCGCGCGCGGTCATCCTCGCCTGCTCGCCGCCGCCGGCCGAGCTGCTCGCCAGCGTCGATGTCGCCATCCTGCCGATAACCGGTCCGGAGGTCGTCACGGGCTCGACGCGGCTCAAGGCCGGGACAGCCACGAAGCTGGTGCTCAACACCATCACCACCGGCGCCATGGTCCGGCTCGGCAAGACCTATGGCAACCTCATGGTCGACCTGCGCGCCACGAACGACAAGCTGCGCGACCGCGCGGAGCGCCTCGTCATCGGCACCTGCGGCGTCGAGCGCGACGAGGCCCGCCGGCTGCTCCAACGCGCCGACGGCCATGTGAAGCTCGCCATCGTCATGCGCAAGCTCGGCCTCGACGCCGACGCTGCGCGCGCGCGGCTCGACGCGGCCGGCGGTGTGATCCGCCGCGTCATCGCCGAGGCCCCGCCACCGGTGGAGCGCGCGTGA
- a CDS encoding anhydro-N-acetylmuramic acid kinase: MSDVLVGLMSGTSLDGITAVVVRFVEAENGAVTPELLAHVERPYAAGQRARLAAAMQGASAAEYTRLDFALGGWLADAATAAIAEAGVARGDIRAVASHGHTVWHLGSQGTWQFGQPAVIAERTGLDTIADFRVRDVAAGGEGAPLVPIADALLFSRPDAWRLLQNLGGIGNVTVLPPLSGPDADLTAVRAFDTGPGVCIVDGAVRLLRPGLAFDRDGVLALQGRAIEPVIEELLRDPWYAAPPPKSTGRERYTAAFIGDFVARCRAARAGCSDEDVVATAVWFTARSIALAVQRFVPQDVGDVLLSGGGARNPALREAIAMTLSPRLVRPFGELYFDGDAKEAVAFAFLGWLHLRRRAGNVRGATGARGPRVLGALYPA, from the coding sequence GTGAGCGACGTGCTCGTTGGCCTCATGTCGGGCACCTCGCTCGACGGCATCACGGCCGTCGTCGTGCGGTTCGTCGAGGCGGAGAACGGCGCGGTCACGCCGGAGCTGTTGGCGCACGTCGAGCGTCCGTACGCGGCCGGCCAGCGTGCCCGCCTCGCCGCGGCGATGCAAGGCGCCTCGGCGGCGGAATACACGCGGCTCGATTTCGCGCTCGGGGGGTGGCTCGCTGACGCCGCGACTGCGGCCATTGCCGAGGCTGGCGTGGCGCGCGGCGACATCCGCGCCGTCGCGTCGCACGGACACACCGTGTGGCACCTCGGCAGCCAGGGCACCTGGCAGTTCGGGCAACCCGCGGTGATCGCCGAGCGCACGGGGCTCGACACCATCGCCGACTTCCGCGTGCGCGACGTCGCGGCCGGTGGCGAAGGCGCTCCGCTCGTGCCGATCGCCGACGCGCTGCTGTTCTCGCGGCCCGATGCGTGGCGCCTCCTCCAGAACCTCGGTGGCATCGGAAACGTCACCGTCCTGCCACCGCTCAGCGGCCCCGACGCCGATCTCACCGCCGTGCGCGCCTTCGACACCGGACCCGGCGTGTGCATCGTCGACGGCGCGGTTCGCCTGCTGCGCCCCGGCCTGGCCTTCGATCGCGACGGCGTACTGGCGCTCCAAGGGCGCGCCATCGAGCCGGTCATCGAGGAGCTGCTGCGCGACCCATGGTACGCCGCGCCGCCGCCCAAGAGCACGGGCCGCGAGCGGTATACGGCGGCGTTCATCGGGGACTTCGTGGCGCGCTGCCGCGCCGCGCGCGCCGGCTGCAGCGACGAGGACGTGGTCGCCACCGCCGTCTGGTTCACCGCACGCAGCATCGCGCTCGCCGTGCAGCGCTTCGTGCCGCAGGACGTGGGCGACGTGCTGCTGTCCGGCGGCGGTGCCCGCAACCCGGCCCTGCGCGAGGCCATCGCGATGACGCTGTCGCCTCGCCTCGTGCGGCCGTTCGGCGAGCTGTATTTCGACGGCGACGCCAAGGAGGCGGTGGCCTTCGCCTTCCTCGGCTGGCTGCACCTCCGACGGCGCGCCGGGAACGTGCGCGGCGCAACGGGCGCTCGCGGTCCGCGCGTGCTTGGCGCGCTGTATCCCGCCTGA
- a CDS encoding glycoside hydrolase family 3 N-terminal domain-containing protein yields the protein MHPFGALLIPELRWDRDHGFSHQQGLIDDALELGVGGFVIANGPKERVAELAASLQQASPHPLLIAANAERGAASALEGGTGLPPFAALGALRDEDVLRRAARLTARELRTAGVTWALAPCADLAVEPANPFIGARALHHDAQRVAEWVVAWIDAAQAEGVLATAMHLPGEGRARSDPAVGPSAIDAPGAGLWGTDLVPFRAAVDAGVATVLASAVSYPRLDTTGAEAACSRVILRELMRDELQFEGLLVAPPPSTAALRVRGDEGEVAAAMLAAGCDLLLAPHDVVGVHEAIERALDAGRLEWEALDASARRRAFWAAWGRGGVLREPTLDEVLWARQVSDTVVHAPRGVFANVGPVVDVILVDDDAPSSRADIAAFAPFLATLQAVGLGPRVVDGPTDEGRGAVCLAVRGAPAPGRGRAGYHTATRARVAELVQQARAARRSVVAVLFGPPALAEELPEVPNVICAWSADRAMQEAAARRLA from the coding sequence ATGCATCCGTTCGGCGCGTTGCTCATCCCCGAGCTGCGCTGGGATCGCGATCACGGCTTCTCGCACCAGCAAGGGCTGATCGACGACGCGCTGGAGCTCGGCGTCGGCGGTTTCGTCATTGCCAACGGGCCCAAGGAGCGCGTCGCGGAGCTGGCGGCGTCGCTGCAGCAGGCGTCGCCGCATCCGCTGCTGATCGCCGCGAACGCGGAGCGTGGTGCAGCCTCTGCGCTGGAGGGCGGCACGGGCCTGCCGCCCTTCGCCGCACTGGGCGCGCTCCGCGACGAGGATGTGCTGCGCCGCGCCGCACGCCTCACCGCGCGAGAGCTGCGCACGGCGGGCGTCACCTGGGCGCTCGCCCCCTGTGCGGATCTTGCGGTCGAACCGGCCAATCCGTTCATCGGCGCGCGCGCGCTGCACCACGATGCGCAGCGAGTCGCCGAGTGGGTGGTCGCATGGATCGACGCGGCCCAAGCCGAGGGCGTGCTGGCGACGGCGATGCACCTGCCGGGCGAAGGTCGCGCACGCAGCGATCCGGCCGTCGGCCCCAGCGCGATCGACGCGCCTGGCGCCGGGTTGTGGGGCACGGATCTCGTGCCGTTCCGCGCGGCGGTGGATGCCGGCGTGGCAACGGTTCTCGCCTCGGCGGTGTCGTATCCTCGACTGGATACGACAGGAGCGGAGGCCGCGTGTTCGCGCGTCATCCTCCGGGAGCTGATGCGCGATGAACTGCAGTTCGAGGGCCTGTTGGTGGCGCCGCCGCCGAGCACGGCGGCGCTGCGCGTGCGCGGCGACGAAGGCGAGGTCGCCGCGGCGATGCTCGCCGCGGGTTGCGACCTGCTGCTGGCCCCGCATGATGTAGTCGGCGTGCACGAGGCGATCGAGCGCGCGCTCGACGCCGGTCGTCTCGAGTGGGAGGCACTCGACGCCAGTGCGCGGCGGCGTGCCTTCTGGGCCGCCTGGGGCCGTGGCGGTGTGCTGCGCGAGCCCACGCTGGACGAGGTGCTCTGGGCGCGCCAGGTGAGCGATACGGTCGTGCACGCCCCCCGGGGTGTCTTCGCGAACGTTGGGCCGGTGGTGGACGTCATACTGGTAGACGACGATGCGCCGTCGTCGCGTGCGGACATCGCGGCCTTCGCGCCGTTCCTCGCGACGTTGCAGGCGGTTGGGCTCGGACCGCGCGTGGTGGACGGCCCCACCGACGAAGGACGCGGTGCCGTGTGCCTCGCGGTCCGGGGCGCACCGGCACCCGGGCGCGGACGTGCGGGGTATCACACGGCGACGCGCGCGCGCGTCGCCGAGCTGGTGCAGCAGGCACGCGCCGCGCGACGCTCGGTGGTCGCGGTGCTGTTCGGGCCGCCGGCGCTCGCGGAGGAACTGCCGGAGGTCCCGAACGTGATTTGCGCCTGGAGTGCCGACCGGGCGATGCAGGAAGCTGCCGCACGACGACTGGCCTGA
- a CDS encoding serine/threonine-protein kinase: MSEFTAQLQAALAPSYTLERELTGGGMSRVFVATDTTLGRKVVIKVLPPELAAGVNHERFRREIQVAAQLQHPHIVPLLSAGEQHTLIWYTMPYIHGLSLREALARGDRFSVREVVRILHEVAEALEYAHGMGVIHRDIKPGNVLMQGSHALVTDFGVSKAISAAMPQSGYTSAGMAIGTPAYMAPEQIAADPAADHRMDLYALGLLGYELLTGKVPFKEASPQQTMAAQLTREPEPVERSRPDVPVALRALLSRLLQKAPSDRPASASEVVAALDAMGSGSGETLAMPPMAPSRGRLVAIATAGVLLVASAWLAGQRRGEAVVSSQMRDSIALAESLQAVAPAATMLSREDSVAIAAAVTQRIAERPQVAPAERRDSVSLTLLADSIRREIQRVVLDSLMRGMRVPTLRSADAAAMAAEAEVMAREAAAVRGSAPPVRRVVVAPPRPSRGRPDLNVAADVLVDSLNAGFARNPRFAVVPHDSVEAALQRSRTVDAVREALDADIIISLSFIPTPDDSITRLLQVRDLGVADGRSEIRIIPSRVPQTDPTRGAAEVSRDVQRTLFEMERAARQRPGPAGTRVRVIDGISAPPAPPRTPNVP; this comes from the coding sequence GTGTCCGAATTCACCGCCCAGCTGCAAGCCGCCCTCGCCCCGAGCTACACGCTCGAGCGGGAGCTCACGGGCGGCGGTATGAGCCGCGTGTTCGTGGCCACGGATACCACGCTGGGGCGCAAGGTCGTCATCAAGGTCCTGCCGCCGGAGCTCGCCGCCGGCGTCAACCACGAGCGCTTCCGCCGCGAGATCCAGGTCGCGGCGCAGCTGCAGCATCCGCACATCGTGCCGCTGCTGAGCGCCGGTGAGCAGCATACGCTCATCTGGTACACGATGCCGTACATCCACGGCCTGTCGCTGCGCGAGGCGCTCGCCCGCGGCGACCGCTTTTCCGTGCGCGAGGTCGTGCGCATCCTGCACGAGGTGGCCGAGGCGCTTGAATATGCGCATGGCATGGGCGTGATCCATCGCGACATCAAGCCGGGCAACGTGCTCATGCAGGGGAGCCACGCGCTGGTCACCGATTTCGGCGTGAGCAAAGCCATCTCGGCGGCCATGCCGCAGTCCGGCTACACCAGCGCCGGCATGGCCATCGGGACGCCGGCGTACATGGCGCCGGAACAGATCGCCGCGGATCCTGCGGCCGATCATCGCATGGATCTCTACGCGCTCGGGCTGCTCGGCTATGAGCTGCTCACGGGCAAGGTGCCGTTCAAGGAAGCCTCGCCGCAGCAGACGATGGCCGCCCAGCTGACCCGCGAGCCGGAACCGGTCGAGCGCTCGCGGCCGGACGTGCCGGTCGCGCTGCGCGCACTGCTCTCGCGCCTCCTGCAGAAGGCGCCCTCGGACCGGCCGGCCAGTGCGTCAGAGGTCGTCGCCGCCCTCGATGCCATGGGCAGTGGCTCCGGCGAAACGCTGGCCATGCCGCCCATGGCGCCCAGCCGGGGCCGTCTGGTCGCCATCGCGACGGCCGGCGTGCTGCTGGTCGCGTCGGCCTGGTTGGCCGGCCAGCGCCGCGGCGAGGCCGTGGTGAGCTCGCAGATGCGCGATTCGATCGCACTGGCGGAGTCGCTGCAAGCCGTCGCCCCCGCCGCGACCATGCTCTCTCGCGAGGACTCCGTGGCGATTGCCGCCGCGGTGACGCAGCGCATCGCCGAGCGGCCGCAAGTGGCGCCCGCCGAGCGACGGGATAGCGTGTCGCTCACGCTGCTCGCGGATTCCATCCGCCGCGAGATCCAGCGCGTGGTGTTGGACTCGCTGATGCGCGGCATGCGCGTGCCGACCCTGCGATCCGCCGACGCCGCGGCGATGGCGGCCGAGGCGGAGGTGATGGCCCGGGAGGCCGCAGCGGTCCGCGGGTCGGCGCCTCCGGTCCGCCGGGTGGTCGTCGCGCCACCGCGGCCGTCGCGCGGGCGCCCCGACCTCAACGTCGCCGCGGACGTGCTCGTGGATTCCCTCAACGCCGGCTTCGCGCGCAATCCGCGCTTCGCCGTCGTGCCGCACGATTCCGTCGAGGCGGCGTTGCAGCGCTCGCGCACCGTCGATGCCGTACGCGAGGCCCTCGACGCCGACATCATCATCTCGCTCTCGTTTATTCCCACACCGGACGATTCCATCACGCGGTTGCTGCAGGTGCGCGACCTCGGCGTCGCCGACGGACGGAGCGAGATCCGCATCATTCCGTCGCGCGTACCGCAGACGGATCCGACGCGCGGTGCCGCTGAGGTCTCTCGCGACGTGCAGCGCACCTTGTTCGAGATGGAACGCGCGGCGCGTCAGCGCCCTGGCCCCGCGGGCACGCGGGTGCGCGTGATCGACGGCATCAGCGCGCCGCCGGCACCGCCCCGTACGCCGAACGTGCCTTAG
- a CDS encoding trypsin-like peptidase domain-containing protein, translating to MAVEFRITKGARAGARERFEKSIVAIGRHPINDLRFDAERDLDVSSRHAELRIVGDRHVLVDLGSTNGTFVNGQAVSGERALADGDVVTFGADGPQAEFRIVGEQPSVSPSRGMPTAAAAPSAPRLNTTERVAIAVEQQTGALKRIVAGLAVVVIAGALVAVWVTRKSAAETRAQLASLVAANDSLSRALEARLGETGIADASLAAARAESERLSRELREQQARGGDLSAAAAAVRESQTRTASLAGMDYAAIADANQRAIVFLVVEFPDSSKATGTGFNVLPSGLIVTNRHVVQRPDGTRAQRIAVAFDGTTGQWKRASIELVSESDELAFLRLSTAGTYPVVNGVARDDATTGVGRPVAILGYPLGTGTAGMSGSINTLTPSATLSVGTVSKRVPETVQLDAFAAQGSSGSPVFDRRGIVVGVIYGGATESGGRIVYAVPASRLAAQLPTDARAVLR from the coding sequence ATGGCCGTCGAGTTCCGCATCACCAAAGGCGCGCGCGCCGGCGCGCGCGAGCGCTTCGAGAAGTCCATCGTCGCCATCGGGCGGCACCCCATCAACGACCTGCGCTTCGACGCCGAACGCGACCTCGATGTCTCGTCGCGGCATGCGGAGCTGCGCATCGTCGGCGATCGCCACGTGCTGGTGGACCTCGGGTCGACCAACGGCACGTTCGTGAACGGCCAGGCCGTCTCCGGAGAGCGCGCGCTGGCCGACGGCGACGTGGTCACCTTCGGGGCCGACGGTCCGCAGGCGGAGTTCCGCATCGTGGGCGAGCAACCGAGCGTCTCGCCGTCGCGCGGCATGCCGACCGCCGCCGCGGCGCCGAGCGCGCCGCGCCTGAACACGACGGAGCGTGTGGCGATCGCCGTCGAGCAGCAGACGGGCGCGCTCAAGCGCATTGTGGCGGGGCTGGCGGTGGTGGTGATCGCCGGCGCGCTCGTCGCCGTATGGGTGACGCGGAAGAGCGCCGCGGAGACGCGGGCGCAGCTCGCGTCCCTCGTCGCGGCCAACGACTCGCTCTCGCGAGCCCTCGAGGCGCGGCTCGGCGAGACGGGCATCGCCGATGCGTCCTTGGCGGCGGCGCGCGCGGAGTCGGAGCGGCTCTCGCGCGAGTTGCGCGAACAGCAGGCGCGCGGCGGCGATCTCTCGGCGGCCGCGGCGGCGGTGCGCGAGTCGCAGACGCGCACCGCGTCGCTGGCGGGCATGGACTACGCGGCCATCGCCGATGCGAACCAGCGGGCGATCGTCTTCCTGGTCGTCGAGTTCCCCGATTCGTCCAAGGCTACCGGCACGGGCTTCAACGTGCTGCCCAGCGGGTTGATCGTGACCAACCGCCACGTGGTGCAGCGCCCCGATGGCACGCGCGCGCAGCGCATCGCCGTCGCGTTCGACGGCACGACTGGGCAGTGGAAGCGCGCGAGCATCGAGCTGGTGAGCGAGAGCGACGAACTGGCGTTCCTGCGTCTCTCGACGGCCGGCACGTATCCGGTGGTGAACGGCGTCGCGCGCGACGATGCGACCACCGGCGTGGGCCGCCCGGTGGCGATCCTCGGGTATCCGCTGGGCACGGGCACCGCGGGCATGAGCGGAAGCATCAACACCTTGACGCCCTCGGCGACGCTCAGCGTGGGCACGGTGAGCAAGCGCGTGCCGGAGACGGTGCAGCTCGACGCGTTTGCGGCGCAGGGATCGAGCGGATCGCCGGTCTTCGACCGCCGCGGCATCGTCGTCGGCGTCATCTACGGCGGCGCCACGGAGAGCGGTGGTCGCATTGTCTACGCCGTGCCGGCGTCGCGCCTCGCGGCGCAACTGCCCACGGACGCGCGCGCGGTCCTGCGCTAA
- a CDS encoding Stp1/IreP family PP2C-type Ser/Thr phosphatase: MTGSPTPNGKVIVHVFGRTDVGRTREHNEDTFAVADLTAFNATLQPEVRTHVCGERGSLFMVADGMGGAAAGEVASQMAVETILAELDARWRQSQSTDSETFAHALKASTETANAKIHGYAAAHPENRGMGTTATIAGLLADTLYLCQVGDSRGYIVRDGQAIQITKDQSLMQKLIEAGELTPEEAEVSERRNIILQALGPEAKIKVDLTSQQVKRGDVLILCSDGLSGQVRANEIADVVKSEPDLVNVCKRLIDLANEAGGPDNITVVAARFEGEGLPDAGAESLAHRVYRGSQERPTVPLDRSSIPQLSALADDDDAPAEAPTVEAETLAPPKVAVGSAGRGPTAEIAPPTVRAKLPEPPPPGGRIPANTLRIYFGALAFLVAFVALFMWWRRG, from the coding sequence GTGACGGGCTCTCCGACTCCCAACGGCAAGGTCATCGTCCACGTCTTCGGACGTACGGACGTGGGCCGCACGCGCGAGCACAACGAGGACACGTTCGCCGTCGCCGACCTGACGGCGTTCAACGCGACCCTGCAGCCCGAGGTCCGCACCCACGTCTGCGGCGAGCGCGGGTCGCTGTTCATGGTGGCCGACGGCATGGGCGGGGCCGCCGCGGGTGAAGTCGCGAGCCAGATGGCGGTGGAGACCATCCTGGCCGAACTCGACGCGCGCTGGCGCCAGTCGCAGTCCACCGACTCCGAGACCTTCGCGCATGCGCTCAAGGCCTCCACCGAGACCGCGAACGCGAAGATCCACGGATACGCCGCGGCGCATCCCGAGAATCGCGGCATGGGCACCACGGCGACCATCGCCGGTCTGCTGGCCGACACGCTCTACCTCTGCCAGGTCGGCGACTCGCGCGGCTACATCGTGCGCGACGGCCAGGCGATCCAGATCACGAAGGACCAGTCGCTGATGCAGAAGCTGATCGAGGCGGGCGAGCTGACGCCGGAAGAAGCCGAGGTCAGCGAGCGGCGCAACATCATCCTGCAGGCGCTGGGCCCCGAAGCGAAGATCAAGGTGGACCTCACGTCGCAGCAAGTGAAGCGCGGCGACGTGCTGATTCTCTGCTCGGACGGCCTCTCCGGCCAAGTGCGCGCCAACGAGATCGCCGACGTCGTGAAGAGCGAGCCGGATCTGGTGAACGTCTGCAAGCGCCTCATCGACCTCGCCAACGAGGCCGGCGGCCCGGACAACATCACGGTGGTGGCGGCGCGATTCGAAGGCGAGGGGCTGCCGGACGCGGGCGCGGAGTCGCTCGCGCACCGCGTGTACCGCGGCTCGCAGGAGCGTCCCACGGTACCGCTCGACCGCAGCTCGATCCCGCAGCTCAGTGCGCTGGCCGATGACGACGACGCCCCCGCCGAAGCGCCGACGGTGGAGGCGGAGACTCTCGCGCCGCCCAAGGTGGCGGTCGGGAGCGCCGGCCGCGGCCCGACGGCGGAGATCGCGCCGCCGACCGTGCGCGCGAAGCTGCCGGAACCGCCGCCACCCGGCGGCCGCATCCCGGCGAACACGCTGCGCATCTACTTCGGCGCCCTCGCATTCCTCGTCGCCTTCGTCGCGCTGTTCATGTGGTGGCGCCGCGGCTGA